The Flavobacterium johnsoniae genomic sequence GGAAATCCAGAACCGAAAATATTAGCACTTACGCCAACAACGGTTCCTGTATTAAACATCGTATTGATTCCGCATTTACTATGATCTCCCATCATTAAACCACAAAACTGAAGTCCAGTTTTTGCAAAACCTTCTGTTTCATAGCTCCATAATTTAACTTCTTCGTAATTGTTTTTTAGGTTCGAATTATTAGAATCTGCTCCAATATTACACCATTCACCTAAAACAGAATCACCTAAAAATCCTTCATGCCCTTTATTTGAATTAGCAAAAAGAACTGAATTTTTTACTTCGCCGCCAATTCGAGATCCAGGACCGACAGTTGTTGCCCCATAAACCTTAGCAGACATTTTTACCATTGCATTTTCACATAAAGCAAAAGGCCCGCGAATTACAGTTCCTTCCATTATTTCAGTATTCTTACCTATATATATAGGACCGTTTGATGCATTTAGAGTTACAAACTCTAATTTTGCACCTTCTTCGATAAAAATATTTTCTGGCGCAATTACATTTACACTTTTAGGAATTGGTTGCGATTTTCTGTCTTCGGTTAAATAAGCAAAATCCTGACGGATTGCCGCATCATTTTTAGAGAAAATATCCCAAGTATGCTCAATCGTAATACAATTGTCGTTGTAATGAATAATTTCGTAAGAATCAAAATCGACTTCTTCCTGATTTTCGCTTGCAAAAAATGCAATTACATCTTCACCTTTAAAAATGGCTTGATTTTCTGTCAGATTAGAAACCATCTCTGCAAGAGTATCATTTGGCAAATACGCTGCATTGATCATCACATTTTCTTCCATTTCAACCATCGGAAATTTTTCAGACAAATATTCCTCGGTGATAGTAGTAATTGTAGATCCTAAACGTCTTTCCCATTTTTGACGAATAGTCATAATTCCAACCAAAATATCAGCCACAGGCCTTGTAAAAGTAAATGGTAATAAAGCATTCCGAACGGGACCGTCGAAAAGAATGTAGTTCATAAATATTTGAGTGTTTATTAAAAATTGATTTGGTTACCTAGCCCCAAAGTTACAAATATTTATGCGTTACATTAAAATATGTTTTTTCTTATAACCATAAATTAACGCATTTTTCTCTTCGAAGAAGAAAACATAGCCATCGATTTCAAGCGCTGGAACACCATACACCGCTTATCAAACATACGTTCCACGTGATTGAAAACACGGACTATATTTAAAATCAGGCTCTTTTCTTTTTTTACAATAAAATTAATGCATAAAAAAAGCCTCCCGAAGTGGAAGGCTTTTGTATAATTTAAAACAGCTATTATTTTTTAGCGTGTTTAGCGTATTTAGTTTTGAATTTATCAATACGTCCTGCAGTATCGATAAGTTTAGATTTACCAGTATAAAAAGGGTGAGATGTTCTAGAAATCTCCATTTTTACAACTGGATACTCAACTCCGTCAACTTCAATTGTTTCTTTTGTATCTGCAGTAGATTTAGTGATAAAAACGTCATCATTAGACATGTCTTTAAATGCAACTAATCTGTAATTTTCTGGGTGAACTCCTTTTTTCATCTTTTCTTTTTATTTATTGTTTAAAGCACTTTCATTTTGAAGCTTTTTCATGGTTAGAAAAAGGTATAAACAAACAATGCTCTTTTTTGTTTAAAATTTTAATTATTTTTGAGTGTGCAAATTTACAATTCTTTTTTAATAAACAAACAGTTAGCCTATTTTTTTTTAGTTTATTTCGAAAAGCTTTTTTTATATCCGTATATAGTGGGAATTACTATATTTGTGGATTAATTTTAAAACATATAAAAATATGATTAATGAAGTTATAAAAAAGAATGGAGTTACGTATGGCATAATGATCGGAGTTGCATCAGCTTTGGTGACCGCTACAATCTATGCAATTGATTTAAACCTGTTTACAGCTTGGTGGATGGGAATTATAGGAATCGTAATAAGCCTTACAATTAGTATTATTTTACTTTCTAAAACCAAGAGAGAATTAAATGGCGTTTTTACTTTCAAAGATGCTTTTACTACCTATTTTATAGCTGCAGTAATTGGTATTTTAATTTCTACAACTTTTAACATAGTATTATTTAATGTTATTGATCCGGGAGCAAAAGACACCCTAAACGAAATTATGATCAAATACACAATAAGTATGATGCAGAAATTTGGTACGCCAGCTTCGGCAATTAACGAAGCTATTGCTAAAATGAAAGAAAGCAGCCCATACTCTACTTTTGAATTATTAAAAGGATCTGTTTTCGCTATCGTTATCAGTGCTATTTTCGGATTAATTTTCGCAGCATTTTTCAAAAGCAAATCTACACAAGAATAAAAAACATAAATGAATTTATCTATACTTATACCGCTTCTAAACGAGGAGGAATCACTTAAAGAACTCTACACATGGATTATTAAAGTGATGCAATCTAACAATTACTCTTATGAAATCATTTTTGTAGATGATGGCAGTACAGATAATTCTTGGCAGATTATTGAAGGTTTTTCTAACGAAAATCCGAATGTAAAAGGCATTCGTTTTATGAAAAACTTTGGGAAATCTCAAGCTTTACACGCTGGTTTTGCAAAAGCAAAAGGCGATGTAATTATTACGATGGATGCCGATTTGCAAGACAGTCCAGATGAAATTCCGGAATTATACGAAATGATTACAGCTCAGAAATACGATTTGGTTTCTGGATGGAAAAAAAAGCGTTATGATTCTGTCGTAGCAAAAAATCTTCCTTCAAAATTATTTAATTGGGCAGCTAGAAAAACTTCTGGCGTAGAATTAAACGATTTTAACTGCGGATTAAAAGCGTATAAAAATGTTGTAGTTAAAAACATCGAAGTTTCTGGCGAAATGCACCGATATATCCCTGTCTTGGCTAAAAATGCTGGATTCGGAAAGATTGGCGAAAAAGTAGTTATTCACCAAGCTAGAAAATACGGCGAAACTAAATTTGGAATGGAACGTTTTATAAACGGATTTCTAGATTTAATTACTATCTGGTTTTTATCAAGATTCGGAAAAAGACCTATGCACTTATTTGGAGCAATGGGTTCTATCATGTTTATTATCGGATTTTTGTCTGCTGGGTATATTGGAGTTTCAAAATTATACCATATGTATAATGGAATGAAATATACTTTGGTTACAAATAATCCGTGGTTTTATATCGCTTTAACAACAATGATTTTAGGAACTCAGCTTTTCTTAGCTGGATTTTTAGGCGAGATTATTTTAAGAACCAAAAACAATGAAGAAAGATACAAAGTAGCACGCGAAGTGAATTTTTGATACAAATCAGGAAAAAAAAATCTTTTTGCGTCAAATTAACCTTTGAAGAAAAACTATCTTTATTTTAAAATATAAAAGAACATTTACATGAACATTGCACCTAATATTTTAAACGCAGTAAACGAATGGCTGACACCGACGTTTGATCAAGAAACGCAGGCAGCAGTAAAAGAATTAATGACCACTTCACCGAAAGAACTTGAAGAAAGTTTTTACAAAAACCTAGAGTTTGGTACTGGCGGTATGCGTGGCGTTATGGGCGTTGGAAACAATAGAATCAACAAATACACACTTGGAAAAAATACTCAAGGATTATCAGATTACCTGCATAGAGTTTTTCCAAACGAACCTTTAAAAGTAGTTATTGCTTACGATTGCCGTCATAACAGCAACACTTTGGCAAAAACTGTTGCTGATGTTTTCTCTGCAAATGGAATTCAGGTTTATTTGTTTTCAGACTTAAGACCAACTCCAGAATTATCTTTTGCTCTTAAATATTTAAAATGCCAATGCGGAATTGTTTTAACAGCATCTCACAATCCGCCAGAATATAACGGATACAAAGTTTACTGGCAAGATGGAGGCCAAATTGTTCCTCCTCAAGACAAAGAAATTGTCAATGTAATCGAAAGTTTAAGCTACGACAAAATCAAATTCAATGCTAACGAAAGTTTAATTCAATATATTGATACTGAAATTGACAAAGAATTTGTAAAATCTTCAATCGAAAACGCAAGTTTTAATACTCCTGCCGAGGCTAAAGACAATCTTCAAATTGTTTTTACTTCATTGCACGGAACTTCTATAAAATCAGTTCCAGACGTATTAGCGCAAGCTGGCTACAAAAATGTTCATATTGTACCTGAACAAGCTGTTCCAGACGGAAATTTCCCAACTGTAAAATCTCCAAATCCAGAAGAACCAGAAGCTTTAACAATGGCTTTGGCTTTGGCAGACAAAACAGATTCTGACATCGTAGTAGGTACAGATCCTGATTGCGACCGTTTAGGAGTTGCTGTTCGTAACAACGACGGCAAAATGATTTTGCTAAACGGAAACCAAACTATGGTTTTAATGACTTCTTTCTTATTGAAACAATGGAAAAAAGCAGGTAAAATTAACGGAAAACAATTTGTAGGTTCAACAATTGTTTCTACTCCAATGATGATGGAATTAGCATCAAATTATGGTGTTGAATGCAAAGTTGGATTGACTGGTTTTAAATGGATTGCAAAAATGATCGTAGATTTCCCTGAACTTGAATTTATCGGTGGCGGTGAAGAAAGTTTCGGATTTATGGTTGGTGATGCCGTTAGAGATAAAGATGCCGTTGCCGCTACTCTATTAATATGCGAAGTTGCTGCACAGGCAAAAGCTGCCGGAAGCTCAGTTTACAAAGAACTTTTGCAACTTTATGTTGAAAATGGCTTCTATAAAGAATTCTTAGTTTCTTTAACTAAAAAAGGTATGGAAGGTTTAGAAGAAATCAATCAGATGATGATTAATTTACGTGAAAATCCTTTGAAAGAAATTAATGGACAAAGAGTTATTATGGTTGAAGATTATCAATCATCTAAAGCTTTGAACTTATTGACAAATGAAGAAACGTCAATGGATATTCCAAAATCTAACGTTTTGATTTATT encodes the following:
- a CDS encoding GlmU family protein; the encoded protein is MNYILFDGPVRNALLPFTFTRPVADILVGIMTIRQKWERRLGSTITTITEEYLSEKFPMVEMEENVMINAAYLPNDTLAEMVSNLTENQAIFKGEDVIAFFASENQEEVDFDSYEIIHYNDNCITIEHTWDIFSKNDAAIRQDFAYLTEDRKSQPIPKSVNVIAPENIFIEEGAKLEFVTLNASNGPIYIGKNTEIMEGTVIRGPFALCENAMVKMSAKVYGATTVGPGSRIGGEVKNSVLFANSNKGHEGFLGDSVLGEWCNIGADSNNSNLKNNYEEVKLWSYETEGFAKTGLQFCGLMMGDHSKCGINTMFNTGTVVGVSANIFGSGFPRNFVPSFSWGGAAGFTTYVTKKAFETARLVMSRRNIEFDATEQAIMEHIFEETKKWRKD
- a CDS encoding type B 50S ribosomal protein L31; the encoded protein is MKKGVHPENYRLVAFKDMSNDDVFITKSTADTKETIEVDGVEYPVVKMEISRTSHPFYTGKSKLIDTAGRIDKFKTKYAKHAKK
- a CDS encoding DUF4199 domain-containing protein encodes the protein MINEVIKKNGVTYGIMIGVASALVTATIYAIDLNLFTAWWMGIIGIVISLTISIILLSKTKRELNGVFTFKDAFTTYFIAAVIGILISTTFNIVLFNVIDPGAKDTLNEIMIKYTISMMQKFGTPASAINEAIAKMKESSPYSTFELLKGSVFAIVISAIFGLIFAAFFKSKSTQE
- a CDS encoding glycosyltransferase family 2 protein; translated protein: MNLSILIPLLNEEESLKELYTWIIKVMQSNNYSYEIIFVDDGSTDNSWQIIEGFSNENPNVKGIRFMKNFGKSQALHAGFAKAKGDVIITMDADLQDSPDEIPELYEMITAQKYDLVSGWKKKRYDSVVAKNLPSKLFNWAARKTSGVELNDFNCGLKAYKNVVVKNIEVSGEMHRYIPVLAKNAGFGKIGEKVVIHQARKYGETKFGMERFINGFLDLITIWFLSRFGKRPMHLFGAMGSIMFIIGFLSAGYIGVSKLYHMYNGMKYTLVTNNPWFYIALTTMILGTQLFLAGFLGEIILRTKNNEERYKVAREVNF
- a CDS encoding phospho-sugar mutase, which encodes MNIAPNILNAVNEWLTPTFDQETQAAVKELMTTSPKELEESFYKNLEFGTGGMRGVMGVGNNRINKYTLGKNTQGLSDYLHRVFPNEPLKVVIAYDCRHNSNTLAKTVADVFSANGIQVYLFSDLRPTPELSFALKYLKCQCGIVLTASHNPPEYNGYKVYWQDGGQIVPPQDKEIVNVIESLSYDKIKFNANESLIQYIDTEIDKEFVKSSIENASFNTPAEAKDNLQIVFTSLHGTSIKSVPDVLAQAGYKNVHIVPEQAVPDGNFPTVKSPNPEEPEALTMALALADKTDSDIVVGTDPDCDRLGVAVRNNDGKMILLNGNQTMVLMTSFLLKQWKKAGKINGKQFVGSTIVSTPMMMELASNYGVECKVGLTGFKWIAKMIVDFPELEFIGGGEESFGFMVGDAVRDKDAVAATLLICEVAAQAKAAGSSVYKELLQLYVENGFYKEFLVSLTKKGMEGLEEINQMMINLRENPLKEINGQRVIMVEDYQSSKALNLLTNEETSMDIPKSNVLIYYTEDGSKICARPSGTEPKIKFYISVNAAIESVSEFDEAEKFLDDKIKNIIADMQLN